A part of Podarcis muralis chromosome 13, rPodMur119.hap1.1, whole genome shotgun sequence genomic DNA contains:
- the LOC114582507 gene encoding vomeronasal type-2 receptor 26-like produces the protein MTQTYQHILSFIFAVNEINENLWILSNLTLGFHIYNSHFTARETYLASMELLSTRGRFIPNYKCDVHDNAVAFIVGPNSNVCLFVAMTLYIYKISQFGYGSAPIINDQTQEAFFQRMFPAEEHQAAGILQLLLFFRWTWIGVVFINGDNGERFVQTVLPEFSKGGICFDFIQNLPTLYFTTGTNDMVTEWVNTYKVIVRGTANVVVLHGEINTVIFLRMFPRLSELEDITMNAKVWIMTAQMEFTSVSFQRDWEIDIIHGALSIAVHSKEIVGFQKFIQGRNPTSEKEDAFLRVFWETAFDCSLPKTDTERDDRDICSGEEQLEALPASVFEMSLTGHSYSVYNAVFAVAHALQAMNPSRYKGRVTVDGGVKLQNQELWKVQPLSVCNDACHPGYSKSKKEEKPFCCYDCLPCPEGRISKFRDAEYCIQCPEDHYANKEQDLCVPKKISFLSYKEPLGVILANFSLSFCFITALVHGIFIKHKDTPIVKANNRNITYTLLISLLLSFVSALLFIGQPHKVMCLFQQAAFIMIFSVAVSCILAKTTTVILAFMATKPRSSMRRWMGKRLDISVVVSCSLVQAILCTLWLAISPPFPDLDAHTMAVEIVLECNEGSVIMFYSVLGYMGFLASISFTVAFLARKLPDSFNEAKFITFSMVVFCSVWLAFVPTYLSTKGKYMVAVEIFSILASGAGLLGCIFAPKCYIILIKPELNSRGQLMRGKNKSQIGKSQSS, from the exons ATGACTCAGACCTACCAGCACATCCTGTCCTTCATATTTGCTGTAAATGAGATCAATGAAAATCTCTGGATCTTATCCAACCTCACCCTGGGCTTCCACATCTATAACAGCCATTTCACTGCAAGAGAGACCTATCTGGCCTCAATGGAACTTCTCTCCACAAGGGGCAGATTCATCCCAAACTACAAGTGTGATGTGCATGATAATGCAGTAGCTTTCATTGTGGGTCCTAATTCAAATGTGTGTCTCTTCGTGGCAATGACTCTATATATCTACAAGATTTCGCAG TTTGGATATGGCTCTGCTCCAATAATAAATGACCAAACCCAAGAAGCATTCTTCCAGAGGATGTTTCCTGCCGAAGAGCATCAGGCTGCAGGaatcctccagctgctgctgtttttcaggTGGACATGGATTGGGGTGGTTTTTATCAATGGCGACAATGGAGAGAGGTTTGTACAGACTGTGCTTCCTGAATTTTCCAAGGGAGGTATTTGCTTCGACTTTATCCAAAATTTGCCAACACTGTATTTTACCACTGGCACGAACGATATGGTGACTGAGTGGGTCAATACATACAAGGTTATTGTTCGAGGCACTGCCAACGTCGTGGTATTACATGGCGAAATAAATACTGTGATATTTCTGAGAATGTTTCCCCGGCTTTCAGAACTGGAGGACATAACAATGAATGCAAAAGTTTGGATCATGACGGCACAGATGGAATTTACATCCGTTTCCTTTCAAAGAGATTGGGAAATAGACATTATACACGGTGCTCTATCCATCGCAGTTCACTCAAAGGAGATTGTGGGGTTCCAGAAATTTATTCAGGGGAGAAATCCTACCTCAGAGAAAGAAGATGCTTTTCTTAGGGTCTTTTGGGAAACAGCTTTTGACTGTTCTCTCCCTAAAACTGATACAGAAAGAGACGATAGAGACATCTGCAGTGGGGAAGAACAGCTGGAAGCACTTCCTGCATCTGTCTTTGAAATGAGcctgactggccacagctacagtgtgTACAACGCAGTCTTTGCTGTAGCACATGCACTGCAGGCCATGAATCCGTCTAGATACAAAGGCAGAGTGACAGTGGATGGAGGAGTAAAACTTCAGAATCAAGAGTTATGGAAG GTACAGCCGCTTTCAGTGTGCAATGACGCTTGCCATCCAGGTTACAGCAAGAGCAAGAAGGAAGAAAAACCtttctgctgctatgattgtcttccatgtccagaagggaggATTTCTAAATTTAGAg ATGCAGAATACTGCATTCAATGTCCAGAAGATCATTATGCAAACAAAGAACAAGATTTGTGTGTTCCAAAGAAGATCAGCTTCTTGTCATACAAAGAGCCGTTGGGGGTAATCTTAGctaatttctctctttccttttgttttatcACAGCTTTGGTGCATGGGATATTCATTAAGcacaaggacactcccatagtcaaagccaacaaccggaacatcacctacactctcctcatctccctcttgctctcctttgTTTCTGCTTTGTTGTTTATTGGCCAGCCGCATAAAGTTATGTGTCTCTTTCAACAAGCTGCTTTTATCATGATATTCTCAGTGGCAGTTTCTTGTATTTTGGCCAAAACGACTACAGTCATtttagctttcatggccaccaagccaagGTCCAGTATGAGGAGATGGATGGGGAAAAGACTGgatatttctgttgttgtttcctGCTCCCTAGTTCAAGCTATTCTTTGTACTCTATGGCTGGCaatctctccccctttccctgaTTTAGATGCACATACAATGGCTGTAGAGATTGTTCTGGAATGTAATGAAGGATCAGTCATCATGTTTTACTCTGTCCTGGGCTATATGGGTTTCCTGGCCAGTATCAGCTTCACTGTGGCCTTCTTAGCCAGAAAGTTGCCtgacagtttcaacgaagccaagttcatcaccttcagcatggtggtgttttgcagtgtgtggctggCCTTTgtcccaacctacctgagcacaaaagggaaatacatggtggctgtggagatcttctccatcttggcctctggCGCTGGGTTACTGGGCTGCATCTTTGCCCCTAAATGCTATATCATTTTGATTAAGCCTGAGTTGAACAGCAGGGGGCAGCTAATGAGAGGAAAGAACAAATCACAAATTGGAAAGTCCCAATCTAGTTAA